The Tamandua tetradactyla isolate mTamTet1 chromosome 8, mTamTet1.pri, whole genome shotgun sequence genome includes a window with the following:
- the TRIM29 gene encoding tripartite motif-containing protein 29, which yields MEAADASRSNGSSPEARDIRSPPGPNGSLENGAKAEVKDAKATNGHGAEAADGKRLGGGLRPGEGKSSLFSGNEWRRPIIQFVESVDDKSSNYFSMDSAEGRRSPYAGLQLGAAKKPAVTFADKGEPRKSIFAEPRKPAVSIVEPSEARRNSYPRADTGLLLRSKSGSEDVLCDSCINNKQKAVKSCLVCQASFCELHLKPHLEGAAFRDHQLLEPIRDFEARKCPLHGKTMELFCQSDQTCICYLCMFQEHKNHSTVTVEEAKAEKETELSLQKEQLQLKIIEIEDEAEKWQKEKDRIKSFTTNEKAVLEQNFRDLVQDLEKQRDEVRAALEQREQDAVDQVKVIVDALDERAKVLQEDKQTREQLHSISDSVLFLQEFGALMSNYSFPPPLPTYHVLLEGEGLAQSLGNFKDDLLNVCMRHVEKMCKADLSRNFIERNHIENGGDHRYTSNYTNSFGTEWNAPDTMKRYSMYLTPKGGARTSYQPASPSRLSKETNQKNFNNLYGTKGNYTSRVWEYSSSIQSSDDLPAVQGSSSFSLKGFPSLMRSQSPKAQPQIWKSGKQTLLSHYRPFYVNKANGVGSNEAP from the exons ATGGAAGCCGCCGACGCCTCCAGGAGCAACGGGTCCAGCCCAGAAGCCAGGGACATCCGCAGCCCGCCGGGCCCCAACGGCAGCCTGGAGAACGGGGCCAAGGCTGAAGTCAAGGACGCCAAGGCCACCAACGGGCACGGCGCGGAGGCAGCCGACGGCAAGCGCCTGGGCGGCGGCCTGAGGCCCGGAGAGGGCAAGAGCTCCCTGTTCTCCGGCAACGAGTGGCGGCGGCCCATCATTCAGTTTGTGGAGTCGGTGGACGACAAGAGCTCCAACTACTTCAGCATGGACTCCGCGGAGGGCAGGAGGTCGCCCTACGCGGGGCTCCAGCTGGGGGCCGCCAAGAAGCCGGCCGTCACCTTCGCCGACAAGGGGGAGCCGCGCAAGTCCATCTTCGCCGAGCCGCGCAAGCCGGCGGTGAGCATCGTGGAGCCCAGCGAGGCCCGGCGGAACAGCTACCCCCGGGCCGACACGGGCCTCCTCCTGAGGTCCAAGTCGGGCTCCGAGGACGTCCTGTGCGACTCCTGCATCAACAACAAGCAGAAGGCCGTCAAGTCCTGCCTGGTGTGCCAGGCCTCCTTCTGCGAGCTGCACCTCAAGCCCCACCTGGAGGGAGCCGCCTTCCGCGACCACCAGCTGCTGGAGCCCATCCGGGACTTCGAGGCCCGCAAGTGCCCGCTACACGGCAAGACCATGGAGCTCTTCTGCCAGTCGGACCAGACCTGCATCTGCTACCTGTGCATGTTCCAGGAGCACAAGAACCACAGCACCGTGACGGTGGAGGAGGCCAAGGCCGAGAAGGAG ACAGAGCTGTCGTTGCAAAAGGAGCAGCTGCAGCTCAAGATCATTGAGATCGAGGACGAAGCTGAGAAGTGGCAGAAAGAGAAGGACCGCATCAAA AGCTTCACCACCAATGAGAAGGCTGTCCTGGAGCAGAACTTCCGGGATCTGGTGCAGgacctggagaagcaaagggaTGAGGTGAGGGCTGCATTGGAACAACGGGAGCAGGATGCCGTGGACCAAGTGAAGGTGATTGTGGATGCTTTGGATGAGAGAGCCAAGGTGCTGCAAGAGGACAAGCAGACCAGGGAGCAGCTGCACAGCATCAGCGACTCAGTCCTGTTTCTGCAG GAATTTGGTGCGTTGATGAGCAATtactccttccccccacccctgcccacctATCATGTCTTGCTGGAGGGGGAGGGCCTGGCACAGTCCCTGGGCAACTTCAAGGACGACCTACTCAACGTGTGCATGCGCCATGTGGAGAAGATGTGCAAGGCGGACCTCAGCCGGAACTTCATCGAGAGGAACCACATTGAGAACG GTGGTGACCACCGCTACACGAGCAACTACACGAACAGCTTCGGGACCGAGTGGAACGCACCGGACACCATGAAGAGATACTCCATGTACCTCACGCCCAAAG GTGGGGCCCGGACATCCTACCAGCCAGCGTCTCCCAGCCGCCTCTCCAAGGAGACCAATCAGAAGAATTTCAACAATCTCTACGGCACCAAAG GTAACTACACGTCCAGGGTGTGGGAGTACTCCTCCTCCATCCAGAGCTCCGACGACCTGCCTGCAGTCCAAGgcagctcctccttctccctgaAAG